A genomic segment from Armatimonadia bacterium encodes:
- a CDS encoding NFACT family protein, translating to MVFDSTILARLASDLRRQIVGSRVDRVFAVSRDEVVLDLRRRAPRPQLVFSWSAEMGRAHLSADHEPRPDLHLPFVDSLRKELRGATITACGQVGFDRILEVEFANCEGMGPGSRASLVAEIMGRHANLILRGPDGIILSCAKLINSQVNRYREIMPGVRYVPPPGGFRIDPRQLTVEALLSPPEPPVDDEHEASAVHGGMALRQYLRGVLMGASDLFLDELVTRSRLEGEQPVDSQPGVWASLVCEAATDLLAETETEGPAFVYEGAVRRGKRTQVFAYPLVLQSHLDFECQPVEDLGAALDELVGTQLVSRELQSGRDHLTAFLSRALARTEARVRERELSLAEAEDADGLRRRGELILANLHAIPTGAAEVEVTDYYDPNQATVTLKLDPHYSAKENAQAAF from the coding sequence ATGGTTTTCGACTCCACCATCCTGGCTCGTCTGGCCTCCGACCTGCGTCGGCAGATCGTGGGCTCCCGCGTGGATCGGGTCTTTGCGGTCTCGCGTGATGAGGTCGTGCTTGACCTCCGGCGGCGAGCTCCGCGTCCTCAGCTTGTGTTCTCGTGGTCCGCTGAGATGGGCCGAGCGCACCTGTCCGCGGACCATGAGCCCCGGCCGGACCTGCACCTGCCCTTCGTGGATTCGCTGCGCAAGGAGCTCCGGGGCGCCACCATCACCGCCTGCGGTCAGGTGGGTTTCGACCGGATTCTTGAAGTCGAGTTCGCCAACTGCGAAGGGATGGGACCCGGTTCGCGGGCGAGTCTGGTGGCCGAGATCATGGGCCGCCATGCGAACCTGATCCTGCGCGGCCCTGACGGGATCATCCTCAGTTGCGCCAAGCTCATCAACAGCCAGGTGAACCGGTACCGGGAGATCATGCCCGGCGTTCGCTACGTGCCGCCGCCGGGCGGGTTCCGGATCGATCCCCGGCAGTTGACCGTTGAGGCGCTGCTCTCGCCGCCCGAGCCGCCGGTGGACGACGAGCACGAAGCGTCTGCGGTTCACGGCGGAATGGCGCTGCGGCAGTACCTGCGCGGTGTGCTGATGGGTGCGAGCGACCTGTTCCTCGATGAGTTGGTGACGCGATCGCGACTCGAGGGGGAGCAGCCGGTCGATAGCCAGCCCGGGGTGTGGGCGTCGCTGGTCTGTGAAGCTGCAACGGACCTTCTTGCCGAGACAGAGACTGAAGGGCCTGCCTTCGTGTATGAGGGCGCCGTGCGTCGGGGAAAGCGCACTCAGGTGTTTGCCTACCCGCTGGTCCTGCAGTCCCACCTGGACTTCGAGTGCCAGCCCGTGGAGGACCTTGGTGCGGCCCTGGATGAGCTTGTGGGCACGCAGTTGGTCTCCCGTGAGCTGCAGAGCGGGCGTGACCACCTCACGGCCTTCCTCTCCCGCGCACTGGCCCGAACCGAAGCCCGGGTGCGAGAGCGGGAGTTGTCGCTGGCGGAGGCTGAGGACGCGGACGGGCTGCGGCGTCGCGGTGAGCTGATTCTGGCGAACCTGCACGCGATCCCGACAGGGGCTGCAGAGGTCGAGGTGACCGACTACTACGACCCCAATCAGGCCACCGTCACCCTCAAACTCGACCCGCACTACTCAGCCAAAGAGAACGCCCAGGCGGCCTTCG